One window from the genome of Marinobacter sp. LV10R510-11A encodes:
- a CDS encoding alpha/beta fold hydrolase has protein sequence MEQQIPSIKDGAAGSGGKAVLEEWQQGGKWFTYDGHAIFSRMAGSGEPLILMHGFPTASWDWSRIWPMLVQSNNVLALDMLGFGFSDKPRGYAYSIEDQADLMQGLLEGLGLDSVHIFAHDYGCSVAQELLAREQEGVLPFHIASVCFLNGALFPEVHNPLMIQKLLRSPLGGLLSRGMTRRSFERNFLKLFGSKSIPSQQDMDDFWHLLTYNNGRGILHHLIQFMEERRCHRHRWVSALQNAKQPMRLISGIADPVSGAAMAQRYQEMVPDADVVRLKNVGHYPHFESPWEVFGAYREFCKRR, from the coding sequence ATGGAACAGCAGATACCGAGTATCAAGGACGGAGCAGCGGGCAGCGGGGGGAAGGCTGTGCTTGAGGAGTGGCAACAAGGCGGTAAATGGTTCACCTACGATGGCCACGCGATATTCAGCCGCATGGCAGGCAGCGGGGAGCCGCTGATACTGATGCACGGGTTCCCAACGGCAAGTTGGGATTGGAGCCGGATCTGGCCCATGCTGGTTCAGAGCAATAATGTGTTGGCTCTGGATATGTTGGGTTTTGGCTTTTCTGACAAGCCCCGGGGGTATGCATACAGTATTGAGGATCAGGCAGACCTAATGCAGGGGCTGCTGGAAGGGCTTGGGCTGGATTCGGTGCACATTTTTGCCCATGACTACGGGTGCAGTGTCGCTCAAGAGTTGCTTGCCCGGGAGCAGGAAGGGGTGCTGCCTTTTCATATCGCCAGCGTGTGCTTCCTGAACGGGGCGTTGTTTCCAGAAGTGCACAACCCGTTGATGATTCAAAAACTGTTGCGGAGCCCGTTGGGTGGGCTGCTCAGCCGGGGCATGACTCGGCGCAGTTTTGAGCGCAATTTCCTAAAGTTGTTTGGCAGCAAAAGCATCCCAAGCCAACAGGATATGGACGATTTTTGGCATCTGCTCACTTACAACAACGGCCGCGGTATCTTGCATCACCTGATCCAGTTTATGGAAGAGCGCCGGTGTCACAGGCATCGCTGGGTGTCCGCGTTGCAGAATGCGAAACAGCCCATGCGTTTGATTTCAGGTATTGCAGACCCTGTGTCGGGGGCGGCTATGGCCCAGCGCTACCAGGAAATGGTTCCAGATGCCGATGTTGTGCGGTTGAAAAATGTTGGGCATTACCCACACTTTGAGAGCCCCTGGGAGGTGTTCGGCGCATACAGGGAGTTCTGCAAGCGCCGGTAA
- the znuB gene encoding zinc ABC transporter permease subunit ZnuB, which yields MTIIDTILNDFFWRALIGGLGVALIAGPLGCFVVWRRMAYFGDTLAHSALLGIALSFLISVPLNLGVIITSVILAVALMLFSRNKTLATDTLLGILAHSALAIGLVALSFMPDVRIDLTGLLFGDLLAMNRNDLLWIYGGAMVILTLLTVLWRGLLMSTIHEELARVEGVPVERLRLLLMLMFALVIAVAMKMVGVLLITALLIIPAATARRLASTPEQMAALAVVFGFVAVVGGLSMSWHLDTPAGPSVVVTAFATFLVVYGGAGRFSARHSA from the coding sequence ATGACCATCATTGATACCATACTGAACGATTTCTTCTGGCGTGCCCTCATTGGTGGCCTGGGTGTGGCGCTGATCGCCGGGCCATTGGGCTGTTTTGTCGTGTGGCGGAGAATGGCGTATTTCGGCGACACCCTGGCTCACTCTGCGCTTCTAGGCATAGCCCTCAGCTTTCTGATCAGCGTTCCGTTAAACCTCGGGGTTATCATTACCAGCGTTATTTTGGCCGTGGCCTTGATGCTGTTCTCTCGTAACAAAACCCTCGCCACCGACACCCTGCTGGGCATTCTTGCTCACAGCGCCCTGGCCATTGGCCTAGTGGCGCTAAGCTTCATGCCGGATGTCCGAATCGACCTAACCGGCCTGCTGTTCGGTGATCTGCTGGCCATGAACCGCAACGACTTGCTGTGGATTTATGGCGGAGCCATGGTGATTCTTACGCTATTAACCGTGCTTTGGCGTGGTTTGCTGATGAGCACCATCCACGAGGAGCTGGCCCGTGTTGAAGGTGTGCCGGTTGAACGCCTGCGCCTGTTACTAATGCTGATGTTTGCGCTGGTAATTGCGGTCGCTATGAAGATGGTAGGGGTTCTGCTGATCACCGCGCTGCTGATCATCCCTGCGGCCACGGCGCGCAGGCTGGCCAGTACTCCGGAGCAGATGGCCGCATTGGCGGTGGTGTTCGGCTTTGTTGCGGTGGTCGGTGGACTAAGCATGTCTTGGCACTTGGACACGCCGGCCGGCCCTTCCGTCGTGGTCACGGCCTTTGCTACCTTTCTCGTGGTCTATGGCGGCGCGGGCCGATTTTCAGCCCGGCACTCTGCCTAA
- the znuC gene encoding zinc ABC transporter ATP-binding protein ZnuC, which translates to MSDVLVAIENLTVRFDNRPVVDRVNLSLHRGDIITIIGPNGAGKTTLIKAILGIQAATSGRIVRAKHLVIGYVPQHLSLESTLPLSVKRFMLLSGQPLAECTSALARTGVSHLLSASVHHLSGGEQQRLLLARALVRKPDLLVLDEPAQGVDINGQAALYDLIRELRDELHCGVIMISHDLHLVMAATDKVICLNQHVCCSGSPADISHDPAFIETFGRPVAESLAVYHHNHNHSHDLHGNVVGPDHSGAAAGHEECHHDHH; encoded by the coding sequence ATGAGTGACGTGCTGGTAGCCATCGAAAACCTTACTGTCCGTTTTGACAATCGCCCGGTTGTTGATCGGGTGAATTTGTCGCTGCACCGAGGCGATATCATTACTATCATCGGGCCCAACGGCGCTGGCAAAACCACGTTGATCAAAGCCATTCTGGGCATACAGGCTGCAACCAGTGGCCGCATTGTTCGCGCAAAACACCTGGTTATCGGGTATGTACCCCAGCATCTAAGCCTGGAATCAACACTGCCGTTGAGCGTAAAGCGCTTCATGTTGCTCAGTGGCCAGCCGCTGGCAGAGTGCACGTCTGCGCTGGCACGAACCGGTGTCAGCCATCTGCTTAGCGCTTCAGTACACCATCTTTCCGGGGGCGAACAGCAACGACTTCTACTCGCCCGAGCACTGGTGCGAAAACCCGATCTGCTTGTGCTCGATGAACCGGCCCAGGGCGTCGATATTAACGGCCAAGCTGCGCTTTATGATCTGATCCGCGAGTTACGGGACGAGCTACACTGTGGCGTCATCATGATTTCACACGATCTGCATTTGGTTATGGCAGCCACCGACAAGGTTATCTGCCTGAACCAACACGTATGCTGTAGCGGATCTCCCGCTGACATCTCCCACGACCCTGCATTTATTGAAACCTTCGGCCGGCCAGTGGCCGAATCTTTGGCGGTGTATCACCATAATCACAACCACAGCCACGATTTACATGGCAACGTAGTTGGGCCCGATCACTCAGGTGCAGCCGCCGGCCATGAGGAATGTCATCATGACCATCATTGA